One Halanaerobium hydrogeniformans genomic window, TCCAGAAATATCTATCTGAATTTCTCCATTTGTTTTTGAATTAATATCAAAAGAATAAATTTCTCTTATAGTTGAATCAACTGAAGATCCAGCTGAACAAAAGGCAGCAAAATCATGAGAACCTAAAAATATTTTTGCACCTTTTTGCATAATATCAAGGTCTAATCTCTGATGAACTTTATAAACATAATTACGGACAAAAACTGAATTAAAATTACTGTTCAAAATTCTATAACGATATTTTTTGCCCCGAGCATCATAACGAGCATGAAAATCTTTAGCTACTTTTTCTGCTTTATAACATATTATGTCATCTGGCAAATGAGTATTAATAGCAATTGGTATTTTGTAAGTTGGTATTTGAATGTCCAAAAAGAAATTAGCCGTCTGACCAGCCGCATGAACCCCGGCATCTGTTCTTCCTGAACCTATTACTTCAACTTTGTTTTTATTTATTTTGCTTAAAGCATTTTCAAGCTTTTCTTGAATGGTTTCTTTAGTATTTTTTTGTCTCTGCCAACCACTATAATTACTGCCATCATATTCTAAAGTTATTTTGTAATTATTAGCCACCACAATCACCTAAAAGAAATATACTGTAACTGCAAGTATTAATACTATTGATAGAGCAATAAAATCATAATAGCTGTATTCTAATTCATGCAGCCTCGTTCTACCTTCACCACCGCGATAACATCTTGATTCCATTGCCAAAGCCAGATCGTCTGCTCTTCTAAAAGCACTTATAAATAAAGGCACTAATAAAGGGATTAAACTTTTGGCCCTATTTATAATATTTCCTGACTCAAAATCTGCACCTCTGGCCTGCTGTGCTTTCATAATTTTTTCAGCTTCTTCTAGCAGAGTTGGGATAAAGCGCAACGCTATGGTCATCATCATCGAAAGCTCTGCTGCAGGAACTCCAAACCTTTTTAAAGGACTTAAAACATATTCAATACCGTCTGTCAGCTGGAGTGGAGAGGTTGTTAAAGTTAATAGTGAGGTAAATAAAATTAAAATAAAAATTCTACTAACCATAAAAAAACCAGTATAAACCCCTTCTGATTCTATCGAAAGAAATCTCCAGGACCATAATACATTTCCACCTTTTGTTAAAAAAACATGGATTAAAAGTGTTAAAAGTATTAAAAATAAAATAGGTTTTAAACCTTTAATGACCTTTATAAAAGGTATTTTAGACAGTAAGATAACGATTAAGATAAAAATCGAAAATACACCAAAACCATTAAAAGTATTTATTGTAAATAAAGCAATTATTAATATTGTTGTGAGAATAATTTTCATTCTTGCATCAAGGGAATGAATTATAGATTCTCTAGCTATATATTGTCCAATTGTTATATCTTTTAACATTTTAATGGCTCCTTATAGCTTTAATTATCGCGTCTGAAGCTTTAGTTATAGAAAATATCTCCGTTTCTAAATTTAAACCCTTTTCTTTTAATCTGTGCAGGATTTCTGTTATTTGAGGAAGATCCAGGGCTAATTTATGAAGTTTTTTTTCATTGGCGAAAACTTCTTTTGGACTACCATCTAGAACAATTTTTCCCTGATGCATTACTATAACTCTATTGCAAAGTTCTGCAATCTCTTCCATACGATGAGATATCAAAATTATAGTCATATTTAATTCATCATATAAATATTTTAATAAATCTGCCAGACTTTTACGACCCTGTGGATCCAAACCTGCACTTGGCTCATCAAGAACTAAAACTTCTGGTTTTAAAGCTAATACACCTGCAATAGCAACTCTTCTCTGCTGTCCACCGCTTAAATTGAATGGAGATCTATCTTTAAATTGAGAGTATTCTAGCCCAACTAATTCCATTACCTCTTTAACTCTTGATTCAATTTCTTTTTCATCCAAACCAAGGTTTTTGGGGCCAAATGCAATATCCTTGTAAACACTTTCCTCAAAAAGTTGATGTTCAGGATATTGAAACACAAGCCCAACATGTCTACGGGTTTCTTTTAAATTACTTTTTTCATTTGTAATATTTTTTGAATTCACCCTAACAGTACCAGTTGAAGGAATTATTAAACCATTAAAAAGTTGAACTAAGGTTGATTTTCCAGAACCTGTATGACCAACTATTCCAATGAATTCTCCTTTATCTATATTCAAATTGATATCTTTAAGAGCGGTGATATTATTTTCATCATTATAAATATGGGTTACATTATTCACTTCAATTAACATATAGAATTCACCAACTCATCTATAGTCAAAATATCGTCCACAGCGATATTATTTTTTCTTAAATACTCCGCTACTTCTACAGCAACAGGAATATCCAGATTTACTTCTTTTAGTTCATCAACAAGTCTAAAAATAGATCTTGGTTTCCCCTGCTGAATAATCTCCCCCTGATTCATAACGATAACTTTATCAGCAGAAACTGCTTCTTCCATAAAATGAGTTATATGGACAATTGTAATATCTTTTTCTTTGTTTAAATATTCTATTGTTTCCATAACTTCTTTTCTCCCTTGAGGATCGAGCATTGCAGTTGGTTCATCCAAAACTATACAGTCAGGCTCCATTGCAATAACACCAGCAATAGCAACTCTCTGTTTTTGCCCACCTGAAAGTTTGTGAGGAGCAAATTTTTGGAAACCAGCCATACCAACCATCTCAAGAGAATTATCAACTCTTTTACGAATTTCATTGCTTGGTATACCTAGATTTTCTGGACCAAATGCTACATCATCTTCAACTATAGAAGCAACTAATTGATTATCTGGATTTTGGAAAACCATACCAACTTTTTGCCTTATTTTCCAGGTGTTATCAGGATGTTTAGTATTCAAGCCATCAACAATAATATCACCATTTGTCGGCACCAAAAGTACATTTAATAATTTTGCAAGGGTAGACTTACCTGAACCATTTGAACCAATTATAACAGCAAAATCACCGGCTTCTATCTGCAGGTTTATATTCTGCAGGGCCGGTCTCTCACTGCTGTCCTTTTGATAACTAAAATCTACCCCATCAATTTTTATCAGGCTCATAATAACACCTACATTTCGGATTATTCAACCAGTTCAATTATTGCCTTTTTTGCTGCATCTCCTCTGCGGGGATACATCTTTAAAATCCTGGTATATCCACCTGGTCTATCAGAATACTTTGGTCCTATTTCATCAAACAATTTTGTCACAACTTCTTTATCTTTTATTTTATCCATTACCTTTCGCCTTGAACTTAAATCGTTATTCTTGGCAGTGGTAATGATCTTCTCAGCATAAGATCTCAATTCCTTAGCTTTAGGCAGAGTTGTTTCTATCCGCCCATGTCGGAATAATGAGGTTGCCATGTTTTGAAACATAGCTTTACGATGTGAAGATGTTTTTTGAAGTTTACGCTTAGACATCTAAACTCCCTCCTTATATTTCAGTATCTTTTAATTCTAATTCAAGTTCATCAAGTTTATCTTTTATCTCCTGTAAAGACTTTTTACCTAAATTACGAACTTTCATTAGATCATCTTCTGTTTTATCAACAAGTTCTTCAACAGTATTAATTCCAGCTCTTTTTAAGCAATTAGAAGAACGAACTGATAATTCTAACTCTTCTATTGTAGTATCAAGAATTTTATCTTTTTCCTCTTCTTCAACTTCAACCATGATTTCAACATCTTCAATTTCATCTGTTAAATTAATAAACAATTCTAAATGCTCTACCATGATTTTAGCTGCAAGACTAATTGCATCATCTGGATGAATACTACCATTAGTTTTTACTTCTAAAATTAATCTATCATAATCAGTAACCTGGCCAACTCTAGTGTTTTCAATATTAAAATTAGCTCTTTCAATAGGGCTAAATGAAGAATCAATAGGGATTAAACCTATAACTTTATCAAAATGATCTTTATTTTCTTCTGCAGTATGATAACCTCTACCTTTTTCTACAGTAGCTTCCAAAAGTAGCCTGCCATCTTCTGCTAGAGTTGCAATATGATGATCTTTATTTATTACCTGGACATCACCTGAGGTAATAAAGTCACCAGCTGTCACTTCTCCTTCTCCCTCTGCTTCAATCCTGATAGTTGACTGCTCTTCACCGGAAAATTTAACAACTACCTCTTTCAGATTTAAGATTAAATCTGTCATGTCCTCTACAACACCAGAAATAGCTGAGAATTCATGTTTTACTCCTTCGACTTTAACCGATGTTAAAGCAGCTCCCGGTAAAGAAGACAATAAAATTCTGCGCAGAGAATTACCTAAAGTAGTACCATAACCTCTTTCCAGAGGAGAAATTTCATAACGTCCGTAATTATCATCACTTTCAAGTCTTTCCACACGTGGTTTTTCAATTTCTATCATATTATCAGTTTACCCTCCTTATATGGACAATTTTATGACTGAGGGTATTCATTTACCGTGAATAATACTCGACAATCAGGTGTTCTTCAACCGGATAATCGATATCTTCCCTCTCTGGTAATGCTACAACTGTTCCTTCTGCTTTTTCTAAATCAGAATTTATCCATTCCTGAGTTGCAAAATCTGAATTATATTCAAAAACCTCTTTAAAACGCTTAGATTTGCGACTTGAATCTTTAACACTAACAACGTCATCTACATCAACTTGATATGAAGGAATATCTACTTTGCGTCCATTTACTTTGATATGTCCATGTAATACAAACTGTCTTGCTTCATTTCTGGAACTAGCAAAACCCATTCTGTAAACTACATTATCAAGTCTTCTCTCTAAGAGCTGTAAGAAGTTTTCACCTGTTACACCAGCAGTGTTTTCAGCTGATTTAAAATAATTACTGAACTGTTTTTCCATAATACCATAAATTCTTCTTACTTTTTGTTTTTCCCGTAATTGCAAACCATATTCTGATACTTTATGACGCCCCTGGCCATGTTCTCCAGGAACATATGGTCTACGATCAAAAGAACATTTTTTACTATAACAACGGGCGCCCTTAAGGTATAATTTTTCACCTTCACGCCTGCATAATTTACAAACTGAACCTGTATATCTTGCCATTTTTACACCTCAACTTTCCTTTTATAATTATATACGTCTTCTTTTTGGTGGTCTACATCCATTGTGGGGAATAGGGGTTATATCTTTGATTAAAGTAACATTTAAACCAGCTGCCTGAAGAGTTCTAATTGCAGACTCTCTTCCTGAGCCGGGTCCTTTAACAAAAATCTCTATTTCCTTAAGTCCCATATCTTTAGCCTCATCAGCTACATTTTCTGCTGCAAGTTGAGCTGCAAAAGGAGTGCTTTTTCGTGATCCTTTGTAACCAACTTTCCCAGCGCTTGACCAGGCAACTACTTTACCTTCAGTATCAGTAATTGAAATTATTGTATTATTAAAAGTAGATTTTATATGGGCCTGACCTTTTTCTATATTTCGCTTAACTTTTTTTCTTCTTCTTGCTTTTTTCTTCTTAGATTTAGCCATATTAAATAAATCCCTCCTTACTCTATTCCGGTTTTTTTGCTGCTCTAGTTTTTATACCAACAGTCTTTTTAGGTCCTTTACGTGTCCGAGCATTAGTTTTAGTTCTCTGACCACGTACAGGTAATCCTCTACGATGACGAAGACCCCTATAACAACCTATATCTTTTAATCTCTTAATATCAGCTCTTTTTTCCCTTCTCAGTTCACCCTCAACAATATAATTATTGTCAATCTCTTTTCTCAAAGAAGAGATTTCGGCTTCAGTCAAATCTTTAACCCTGGTATCTGGATCAATACTAGTATTTTCAAGTATATTCTGAGAAGTTGTTTTTCCAATACCATAAATATATGTCAATCCAATCTCTACCCTTTTATTTCTTGGTAGATCAACACCTTCTATTCTAGCCATTATTTCACCTCCAGTATTTTTATCCCTGTCTTTGCTTATGCTTTGGATTTTCACAGATGACCATTACTTTACCTTTGCGTCTGATTACTTTACATTTGTCACAGATCGGCTTAACTGATGGTCTCACTTTCATTAACAATCACCCCTTGCGGTAATTTATTTCGCTTTATGTCGATAAGTAATCCGGCCCCGACTCAAGTCATAGGGAGAAAGTTCTACAGTAACCTTGTCACCAGGTAAGATTCTTATAAAATTCATTCTCATTTTTCCTGAAACATGTGCCAGAACTTTATGTCCATTTTCTAATTCCACTCTAAACATTGCATTTGGTAGGGGTTCAACAACCGTACCCTGGACTTCAATAGGATCTTCTTTTCCCATAAACTATTTAGCCTCCTCTTATTTAAATAATAATTTAATTTGACAACTTCAATTTATATTTTAATTTGATATCTCTTTGAACACGCACTGCATATTATACCATATATCTATTGATTTCTGCAATAAAACTTAATCCCGGCTTAAAATTTCAAAACCGTTCTCATTAATCACTATTGTGTGTTCAAAATGGGCAGATAAACTTCTGTCTTTTGTAACAACTGTCCAGTCATCTTCAAGAGTTTCAACCTCATAACTCCCCATATTAACCATAGGCTCAATTGCCAGAGTCATACCAACTTTTAATTTTGGACCTTTTCCTGGTGGCCCAAAATTAGGAACCTGAGGATCTTCATGCATATCTCTACCAATTCCATGACCTACATAATCACGAACTACAGAAAACCCATTACTTTCAACATAGTTTTGAACTGCATGTGAAATATCAAATAATCTGTTGCCAATAACAGCTTTCTCTATACCTATATGAAGAGATTTTTCTGTTACATCTAATAGTTTTCTGGCATCTTTAGAAATTTCACCAACTGCATAGGTTTTGGCAGCATCTCCATTAAAACCGTCATAAAAGGTCCCAATATCAATACTAACAATATCACCGTCTTTTAGAAAACGATTATTACTTGGAATCCCATGTACTACTTCTTCATTAATCGAGATACAAACTGAGGCAGGAAACCCCTGATAACCTTTAAATGAGGGTAAAGCACCTCTACTGCGTATATATTGATCTGATAATTTGTCTATTTCTGCAGTAGAAATTCCAGGCTCAATTTTATCTGCCAGATAGGAATGAGTATCTGCAACAATTTTATTTGCTTTACGCATTATATCAATCTCACGTTTTGATTTCAAAATGATCATTATCTATACGCCTCAATTACCTTAATTAATTTGTTTTGTACATTTTCTATTCCACCTGTACTTTGAACCTCTTCTAAAATTCCCTGATTCCTATAATAGTCTGCAAGTTTAACAGTTTTTTCTTTGTTAACTTCTATTCTGTTTTTTACAGTTTCTTCTTCATCATCACTTCGCTGAACAACATTGCCACCACACTCATCACAGATATTATCTTTTTTAGGTGGCATATTTTCTATATGATAGGTTGCTCCACAGTCTACACAAACTCTTCGGCCTGACAATCTTTTAATCAGAACCTCTTTCTCAGCCTGTAGAAAAATTGATATATCAAGCCCTCTATTTTGTTCAGCTAAAATGTTATCAAGAGCTTCAGCCTGTTTAATTGTTCTTGGAAACCCGTCAAGAATCATGCCTTCCTCACAATCTGGCTCAGATAACCTTTCTTTTACGATTCCAATAGTAATTTCATCTGGTACAAGTTCACCAGCTTCTATAAATGACTCAGCTTTTTTACCAAGTGCTGTTTTCTTTTTAATTGCTTTTCTGAAGATATCTCCAGTAGCAATATGAGGAATACCAAGTGTTTTTTCTAACATTTTTGCTTGAGTTCCTTTGCCAACACCGGGTAGTCCAAGTAAAACAATATCCATTGTCCATCCTCCTTTTTAATCCATAAAACCTTCATAATGTCTCATCAGGAGTTGAGATTCAATTTGCTGCATTGTCTGTAAAGCAACACCTGTCATAATTAGTAGTGATGTACCACCAAAACTAATTGCTACTCCAGTTAATGGTCTCATAACAAATGGAAGTAGTGCAACTATCGTTAAGAAGATTGCTCCTGCTAATGTAACGCGCATTAAGACTTTATCAAGATATCTTACAGTAGAACGTCCTGGTCTTATTCCAGGAATAAACCCACCATATTTTTTCATATTATCTGCAACTTCTTCTGGGTTAAAGGTTATAGCAGTATAAAAATAAGTAAAGAATAAGATCATCAGTCCATATAATACTAAATAAAGTGTAGAACCTGGACTAAGCATATTTGAAATTGAAGCTGCCCAATCATAAGGTAGTACTTCAGCGATTATACCCGGGAAAAGTAGCACAGATGAAGCAAAGATAACTGGAATAACACCAGCCTGATTTACCTTCATAGGTATATGAGTACTTCTACCACCATATACTTTTCTTCCTACAATTCTTTTAGAATATTGAACCGGTATTCTTCTTTCACCCTGCTGAACAAAAATAATACCAGCAACTATAATAACTGCTAAAACACCGAAAATCATTACATTTAAGATAGAAATAGTTCCAGCCTGTAATAGTTCATATGTGTTATACATATCAGAAGGGAAACGTGAGATAATAGATGTGAAAATGATAATAGAAATACCATTTCCAATTCCTTTATCAGTAATCTGTTCTCCCAACCACATTAAGAAAGCAGTACCTGCTGTTAAACTAGTTATAATCAAAACTATATCAAAAATACTTGGATCTGGAATTGCTCCAAAACGCTGTATATAAAGTGTAATACCAAAAGCCTGAATAACAGCTAAAACAATTGTTCCATACCTAGTATATTGGGCGATCTTTTTACGTCCTTCATTACCCTGTTTAGACAATTCTTCTAATTTAGGAATTACTACAGTCAATAACTGCAAAATAATTGAAGCGGTAATGTAGGGTGTAATACTCATAGCAAAAATCGTAAAATTACTTAGAGCACCACCAGCAAAAAGGTCGAGAAAATCTAGAGCTCCACCAAATTGGCCTGCAAAAAGGCGCTCTTGGAGTAATGCAACATCTACACCTGGAACAGGTATATGTGCTCCCAGACGATAAACTGCCATCATAGCAAGCACAAATAAAACTTTATTTCTAAGTTCTTCTATTTTAAATACATTACTGAGAGCTTTTAGCAATTTAAATCACCTCTGGCTTTCCGCCAGCAGCTTCAATTTTATCTTTTGCAGAAGCTGAAAATGCGTGTGCTTTAACATTAAGTGCAACGGTTACTTCACCTTTGCCTAATATTTTAACACCATTTTTTGCAACTTTATCGATTAAACCAGCTTCTATTAATACTTCTGGACTTATTGTATCATCAGCTGAAAATCTATTTAATTGATAAACATTAACTATATTAAATTCTTTTTTAAATTTATTATTAAAACCTCGTTTAGGAAAACGTCTAAAAAGAGGAGTCTGTCCTCCCTCAAAAGTCAGACGAACACTACCACCGGAACGTGAATTCTGTCCATTGGCACCTCTACCAGATGTATAACCACGACCAGAACCGGTACCTCTACCAACTCTTTTGCGATCTTTTTTATATCCAGCTGCAGGTTTTAAATTGTTAAGTTTCATCCTTACACCTCCTTCTATATTATCCAATTAATTCTTCAACAGATTTGCCTCTTAATTTGGCAACTTCTTCTGCACTTTTTAATTCTTTAAGACCAGTCATTGTAGCATTGATCATATTAATCGGATTTGATGTACCAAGAGATTTTGTTAAAATATCACTAATACCAGCAAGTTCAATTACCGCTCTTACAGGACCTCCTGCAATTACACCAGTACCAGGTGCAGCTGGTTTTAAAAGAACTCTTCCAGCTCCAAATACTCCAGTTATTTCATGTGGAATAGTAGTATCTACAATAGGTACTTTAATAATCTCTTTTTTCGCTGCATCAATACCTTTTCTGATGGCTTCAGGTACTTCATTAGCTTTACCGATACCTGCACCAACATGGCCGTCTTCATCACCTACAACAACTAAAGCACTGAAGCTAAATCTACGGCCACCTTTTACAACCTTGGAAACACGATTAATATTTACTACTCGTTCATCAAGGTTGAGTTTGCTTGCATCTATTTTTTTCATTAATTTACCTCCTTATTTAAAACTTTAGCCCTTCTTCTCGGGCAGAATCAGCCAGAGCTTTAACTCGACCGTGATATTTATAACCACTTCTATCAAATACAACTGTATCAATTTCTTTTTCCAGAGCTCTTTGTGCAACAAGTTTACCAACTTTTGCAGCAGCTTCTTTATTACTTGCTACATCAACTTCATCGCGCAAAACTGGATCAAGAGTAGATGCAGAAGCAATGGTTTCTCCAGAAAGGTCATCTATAATTTGTACATATATATGCTTTAAACTGCGGGTTACATTCATTCTTGGACGATCAGGTGTTCCCACAACTTTATTTCTAATTCTTTGATGGCGTTTTATTCTTGCTTCTCTTTTACCCATCAGACTCACTCCTTTCTATTAACCAGTTTTACCTACCTTACGTCTAATATGTTCTCCAACATATTTAATACCTTTCCCTTTATAAGGCTCTGGTTTCCTTACTTCACGAATTTTAGCCGCTGTATCACCAACAAGCTGTTTATCAATACCTTTTACGGTAATATTAGTATTTTTTTCAACTTCAAACTCAATTTCTCCTTCAGCTTCAATAATTACTGGATGAGAGTAACCAACCTCAAGTTTTAATTTATTACCCTGCACCTGAGCACTGTATCCAACACCTACCATCTCAAGTTTTTTCTCAAAGCCTTTAGTAACACCGTTAACCATGCTTTCAATTAAACTTCTAACAAGTCCGTGCATAGAACGAGATTCGATGTCATCGCCATTACGCTCAACAATTATTTCATTATCTTCAACTTTAATATCAATACCAGCTTTAAATTCTCTTTCTAATTCGCCTTTTGGTCCTTTTACTGTGACCTTCTGGCCGTCAACGCTAACATCAACTTTTTCCGGTATTTCTATAGGTAGTTTACCAATACGTGACATAAATTTCACCTCCGTAGATTTTATCTTAAAAGTTCTCCCTTACCATACATAGCAGAGAACTTCTCCACCGATTCCTTTTTCTCTGGCTTCTTTATCACTCATAACACCCTGAGAAGTAGAAATTACGGCTATACCAAGACCACCGAGTACTCTAGGAACTTCATCTTTATTTACATATACTCTTAAGCCTGGTTTTGAAATTCTTTTTAATCCAGTAATTACTTTTTCATCATTTTCTCCATATTTTAAATATACACGAATCATATTTTGAGGCTTTCTTTCTACTAATTTTACATCAGAAATAAAACCTTCTCTTTTAAGCAGTTCACCAATATTATTTTTAATATTTGAAGCAGGTATATCTACTCTGCCTTTACCCACACTATTTGCGTTACGAATCCGGGTCAGCATGTCTGCTATTGGATCTGTTATATTCATTTACAAACCTCCTTCCAGTTTTACCAGCTTGCTTTTTTAACTCCAGGAATTTCGCCTTTATGGGCTAATTCACGGAAACAAATTCTACAAAGATCAAACTTTCTCATATACCCACGTGAACGACCACATCTATTACAGCGATTCACTTTACGTGTTTCATGCTTAGGCTCTTTGTTGGCCTTTTCAATTAAAGCTTTACGTGCCAAAACTAAAACCTCCTTCAGTTTATAGGTCTTTATTTCTTAAAAGGCATTCCCATTATTGATAATAATTCGAATGCTTCTTCATCTGTTTCAGCAGAAGTAACTATAGTAATTTCCATTCCATGGACATTATCTACATCATCAATATTAATTTCTGGAAAAACAGTGTGTTCACTTATTCCAAGACTGTAATTACCTCTTCCATCAAATGACTTAGGAGATACTCCTCTAAAGTCACGAATACGAGGCATAGTAATATTTATAAGTTTGTACAAAAACTCATACATATACTCACCACGCAGGGTAACCTTAACTCCTACAGGCATTCCCTCTCTAATTTTAAAATTAGCAATGGATTTTTTTGCCCTTGTAACTGTAGGATTCTGCCCGGTTATTCTGGCAACCTCATCTACAACAGTATCCAGAAGTTTAGTATCTTCTTTAGCATCACCTAACCCAACATTGACAACAACTTTTTCTAATTTTGGAGCTTCCATAACATTATTGTATGAAAACTTCTCAACTAGTTGGGGTAGAATTTCTTCTCTATATTCTGTAGCTAATACTGACATTTCTGGACCTCCTTCCAATTATTATTTATCAATTATTTCATCACATTGTTTGCATTTTCTAACTTTTGTTCCATCATCTAAATATTCAGCTCCAACCCTGGTTTTCTCATCACAACGGGGGCAGACGAGTTGAACATTTGAAGCATGTATTGGTGCTTCATTTTCAATAATTCCACCCTGTGGCATATCCTGGGTAGGACTCATATGACGATGTACAATATTAACTTCTTCCACAATGACACGGTCTTTTTTTGGTATAACACTCAAAATTTCACCGCGTTTTCCTCTATCCTTACCTGTGATAACTTCCACAGTATCACCTTTTTTTATTCTCAATCTAATCCCCTCCTTTATAATACCTCCGGTGCAAGGGAGATAATCTTCATAAAATTCTTTTCCCTCAATTCACGGGTCACAGGACCAAAAATACGTGTACCCTTAGGATTATTATTATCATCTATAATAACTGCTGCATTTTCATCAAATTTAATGTAGGTGCCGTCTCTGCGTTTTAAAGGTTTTTTGGTTCTAACAATAACTGCTCTTGCTACCTCACCTTTTTTTACCATTCCATCTGGAATAGCTTCTTTCACACTGACAATAATTTCATCTCCAATTTTAGCATATTTCTTTTTGGAGCCGCCAAGTACTTTAACACATAATAGTTCACGGGCACCTGAATTATCCGCGACTTTCAAACGGCTTTCAGATTGTATCATTTTCAGGCCCTCCTTTCTACTAACAGGACTTATTTTGCTTTTTCAAGAATTTCAATTAAACGCCATCTTTTTGTTTTACTTAAGGGGCGAGTTTCCATGATTTTAACTTTGTCACCTTCATTACAAACATTTTCTTCATCATGTGCTGTATATTTTTTTGTTTTCTTAATTACCCTTTTATATTCAGGATGCTGAGTTCTTCTTTCAACAGCAACAGTTATTGTTTTGTCTCTTTTGTCACTGACAACGATCCCTACTCTTTCTTTACGATTATTTCTTTCCATGAGAAACCTCCTTTCAAAAAAGAATTATGCCCTTTCTAAATTAAGTTCTCTTTCCCGCAAAATTGTTTTAATTCGGGCAATAATCCTCTTAACCTCTTTGATCCGCATTGG contains:
- the rplQ gene encoding 50S ribosomal protein L17 yields the protein MSKRKLQKTSSHRKAMFQNMATSLFRHGRIETTLPKAKELRSYAEKIITTAKNNDLSSRRKVMDKIKDKEVVTKLFDEIGPKYSDRPGGYTRILKMYPRRGDAAKKAIIELVE
- the rpmJ gene encoding 50S ribosomal protein L36, whose product is MKVRPSVKPICDKCKVIRRKGKVMVICENPKHKQRQG
- the rpsK gene encoding 30S ribosomal protein S11, which gives rise to MAKSKKKKARRRKKVKRNIEKGQAHIKSTFNNTIISITDTEGKVVAWSSAGKVGYKGSRKSTPFAAQLAAENVADEAKDMGLKEIEIFVKGPGSGRESAIRTLQAAGLNVTLIKDITPIPHNGCRPPKRRRI
- the infA gene encoding translation initiation factor IF-1, translated to MGKEDPIEVQGTVVEPLPNAMFRVELENGHKVLAHVSGKMRMNFIRILPGDKVTVELSPYDLSRGRITYRHKAK
- a CDS encoding DNA-directed RNA polymerase subunit alpha, which translates into the protein MIEIEKPRVERLESDDNYGRYEISPLERGYGTTLGNSLRRILLSSLPGAALTSVKVEGVKHEFSAISGVVEDMTDLILNLKEVVVKFSGEEQSTIRIEAEGEGEVTAGDFITSGDVQVINKDHHIATLAEDGRLLLEATVEKGRGYHTAEENKDHFDKVIGLIPIDSSFSPIERANFNIENTRVGQVTDYDRLILEVKTNGSIHPDDAISLAAKIMVEHLELFINLTDEIEDVEIMVEVEEEEKDKILDTTIEELELSVRSSNCLKRAGINTVEELVDKTEDDLMKVRNLGKKSLQEIKDKLDELELELKDTEI
- the rpsD gene encoding 30S ribosomal protein S4, with protein sequence MARYTGSVCKLCRREGEKLYLKGARCYSKKCSFDRRPYVPGEHGQGRHKVSEYGLQLREKQKVRRIYGIMEKQFSNYFKSAENTAGVTGENFLQLLERRLDNVVYRMGFASSRNEARQFVLHGHIKVNGRKVDIPSYQVDVDDVVSVKDSSRKSKRFKEVFEYNSDFATQEWINSDLEKAEGTVVALPEREDIDYPVEEHLIVEYYSR
- the rpsM gene encoding 30S ribosomal protein S13, translating into MARIEGVDLPRNKRVEIGLTYIYGIGKTTSQNILENTSIDPDTRVKDLTEAEISSLRKEIDNNYIVEGELRREKRADIKRLKDIGCYRGLRHRRGLPVRGQRTKTNARTRKGPKKTVGIKTRAAKKPE
- the truA gene encoding tRNA pseudouridine(38-40) synthase TruA, which encodes MANNYKITLEYDGSNYSGWQRQKNTKETIQEKLENALSKINKNKVEVIGSGRTDAGVHAAGQTANFFLDIQIPTYKIPIAINTHLPDDIICYKAEKVAKDFHARYDARGKKYRYRILNSNFNSVFVRNYVYKVHQRLDLDIMQKGAKIFLGSHDFAAFCSAGSSVDSTIREIYSFDINSKTNGEIQIDISGSGFLYNMVRILVGTLIELAKGKRNLADLEEILAGTQRERAGFTAPAKGLTLLEVFYD
- a CDS encoding energy-coupling factor transporter ATPase codes for the protein MLIEVNNVTHIYNDENNITALKDINLNIDKGEFIGIVGHTGSGKSTLVQLFNGLIIPSTGTVRVNSKNITNEKSNLKETRRHVGLVFQYPEHQLFEESVYKDIAFGPKNLGLDEKEIESRVKEVMELVGLEYSQFKDRSPFNLSGGQQRRVAIAGVLALKPEVLVLDEPSAGLDPQGRKSLADLLKYLYDELNMTIILISHRMEEIAELCNRVIVMHQGKIVLDGSPKEVFANEKKLHKLALDLPQITEILHRLKEKGLNLETEIFSITKASDAIIKAIRSH
- a CDS encoding energy-coupling factor transporter transmembrane component T family protein translates to MLKDITIGQYIARESIIHSLDARMKIILTTILIIALFTINTFNGFGVFSIFILIVILLSKIPFIKVIKGLKPILFLILLTLLIHVFLTKGGNVLWSWRFLSIESEGVYTGFFMVSRIFILILFTSLLTLTTSPLQLTDGIEYVLSPLKRFGVPAAELSMMMTIALRFIPTLLEEAEKIMKAQQARGADFESGNIINRAKSLIPLLVPLFISAFRRADDLALAMESRCYRGGEGRTRLHELEYSYYDFIALSIVLILAVTVYFF
- a CDS encoding energy-coupling factor transporter ATPase; this translates as MSLIKIDGVDFSYQKDSSERPALQNINLQIEAGDFAVIIGSNGSGKSTLAKLLNVLLVPTNGDIIVDGLNTKHPDNTWKIRQKVGMVFQNPDNQLVASIVEDDVAFGPENLGIPSNEIRKRVDNSLEMVGMAGFQKFAPHKLSGGQKQRVAIAGVIAMEPDCIVLDEPTAMLDPQGRKEVMETIEYLNKEKDITIVHITHFMEEAVSADKVIVMNQGEIIQQGKPRSIFRLVDELKEVNLDIPVAVEVAEYLRKNNIAVDDILTIDELVNSIC